The following proteins are co-located in the Nitrospira sp. ND1 genome:
- a CDS encoding CBS domain-containing protein — protein MSRVGIPADGFKTVGQIVGTNTIQFHTVQDGMTITIELLSAHVSGGPVLDAEGRYVGFISEFDILKALEAGKDLNSLTATELMAKDPIAVRKSTPIPDAIKLMADNHLLNLPVEENGEVTYSVTRHDLLRASVGLAVGIEE, from the coding sequence ATGAGTCGCGTAGGAATTCCAGCTGACGGTTTCAAAACCGTCGGACAAATCGTCGGAACCAATACGATACAATTCCATACCGTACAGGATGGCATGACGATCACCATCGAGTTGCTTTCCGCGCATGTGTCCGGCGGACCGGTGTTGGATGCAGAGGGCCGCTATGTGGGATTCATCAGTGAATTTGATATCCTCAAGGCTCTTGAGGCAGGAAAGGACTTGAACAGTCTGACGGCGACAGAGCTGATGGCCAAGGATCCCATTGCCGTCCGTAAATCGACACCGATACCGGATGCCATCAAGCTCATGGCAGACAACCACTTGCTGAACCTCCCTGTCGAGGAGAACGGAGAGGTGACCTATTCGGTGACCAGGCACGACCTGCTCCGTGCATCAGTCGGTCTTGCCGTAGGCATCGAAGAGTAG